In the genome of Populus alba chromosome 11, ASM523922v2, whole genome shotgun sequence, one region contains:
- the LOC118040720 gene encoding DNA-directed RNA polymerases II, IV and V subunit 12 gives MDPQPEPVSYICGDCGMENTLKPGDVIQCRECGYRILYKKRTRRIVQYEAR, from the exons ATGGATCCTCAACCAGAACCTGTCAGCTACATCTGTGGAG ATTGTGGAATGGAGAATACATTAAAGCCAGGAGATGTTATTCAGTGCAGAGAGTGCGGTTACCGTATTCTTTACAAGAAGCGTACTCGTCGAA TTGTGCAATATGAGGCACGCTGA
- the LOC118040721 gene encoding PI-PLC X domain-containing protein At5g67130 isoform X1 produces MGFSQNLFLIITASVILVDVATACSNGQCKILDECSSNQDCEAGLYCFSCPAGFSGSRCVRSTITDQFKLLNNSLPFNKYAFLTTHNAFAIDGYPSHTGIPRITVTNQEDSITEQLNNGARALMLDTYDFHGDVWLCHSFKGQCYDFTAFGPAIDTLKEIEAFLSANPIEIVTLILEDYVQAPNGLTKVFADSGLMKYWFPVSKMPKNGQDWPLVSDMVQNNQRLLVFTSIQSKEASEGIAYQWNYMVENQYGDDGMKAGSCPNRKESSSLDDKSRSLVLINYFRSISNKELSCEDNSENLINMLRTCDGAAAGRWANFVAVNYYKRSEGGGSFQAVDLLNGKLLCGCDDIHACVPGSTSKACSL; encoded by the exons ATGGGTTTTTCTCAGAACTTGTTTCTGATCATCACAGCTTCAGTGATCCTTGTTGATGTTGCTACAGCTTGCTCTAATGGACAATGCAAG atACTCGATGAATGTTCATCGAACCAAGATTGTGAAGCTGGACTCTATTGTTTCTCTTGTCCAGCAGGATTTTCAGGTTCTAGATGTGTAAGATCAACCATCACAGACCAATTCAAGCTTCTG AACAATTCCTTGCCGTTCAACAAATATGCATTTCTGACGACCCACAATGCATTTGCTATTGATGGATACCCATCTCACACCGGAATCCCTCGAATCACAGTCACCAATCAAGAAGACAGCATCACAGAGCAACTaaat AATGGAGCTCGAGCCTTGATGCTTGATACTTATGATTTTCATGGAGATGTATGGTTATGCCATTCATTTAAAGGACAATGCTATGACTTTACTGCATTT GGTCCAGCTATTGACACTCTTAAAGAAATTGAAGCTTTCTTATCAGCAAATCCAATAGAGATTGTTACATTAATCTTAGAAGATTATGTTCAAGCCCCAAATGGACTAACCAAGGTCTTCGCTGATTCTGGGCTAATGAAATATTGGTTTCCTGTGTCAAAAATGCCCAAAAATGGTCAAGATTGGCCACTAGTTAGTGACATGGTCCAGAACAACCAAAGACTACTTGTTTTCACTTCAATTCAATCCAAGGAAGCAAGTGAAGGCATTGCTTACCAATGGAATTACATGGTTGAAAATCAAT aTGGGGATGATGGCATGAAAGCAGGAAGCTGCCCTAATAGAAAAGAGTCCTCATCTCTTGACGACAAGAGTAGATCATTGGTGTTGATAAATTACTTTAGGTCTATTTCCAACAAGGAACTCTCTTGTGAAGATAATTCAGAAAATCTCATAAACATGCTTCGTACTTGTGATGGTGCTGCTGCCGGCAGATGGGCAAATTTTGTTGCTGTAAATTATTACAAG AGGAGTGAAGGAGGAGGATCATTTCAAGCCGTGGACTTGCTAAATGGAAAGCTATTGTGCGGGTGTGATGATATCCATGCATGTGTG CCTGGATCCACTTCAAAAGCATGCTCTCTCTAA
- the LOC118040721 gene encoding PI-PLC X domain-containing protein At5g67130 isoform X2: MQGFSGSRCVRSTITDQFKLLNNSLPFNKYAFLTTHNAFAIDGYPSHTGIPRITVTNQEDSITEQLNNGARALMLDTYDFHGDVWLCHSFKGQCYDFTAFGPAIDTLKEIEAFLSANPIEIVTLILEDYVQAPNGLTKVFADSGLMKYWFPVSKMPKNGQDWPLVSDMVQNNQRLLVFTSIQSKEASEGIAYQWNYMVENQYGDDGMKAGSCPNRKESSSLDDKSRSLVLINYFRSISNKELSCEDNSENLINMLRTCDGAAAGRWANFVAVNYYKRSEGGGSFQAVDLLNGKLLCGCDDIHACVPGSTSKACSL; the protein is encoded by the exons ATGCAAG GATTTTCAGGTTCTAGATGTGTAAGATCAACCATCACAGACCAATTCAAGCTTCTG AACAATTCCTTGCCGTTCAACAAATATGCATTTCTGACGACCCACAATGCATTTGCTATTGATGGATACCCATCTCACACCGGAATCCCTCGAATCACAGTCACCAATCAAGAAGACAGCATCACAGAGCAACTaaat AATGGAGCTCGAGCCTTGATGCTTGATACTTATGATTTTCATGGAGATGTATGGTTATGCCATTCATTTAAAGGACAATGCTATGACTTTACTGCATTT GGTCCAGCTATTGACACTCTTAAAGAAATTGAAGCTTTCTTATCAGCAAATCCAATAGAGATTGTTACATTAATCTTAGAAGATTATGTTCAAGCCCCAAATGGACTAACCAAGGTCTTCGCTGATTCTGGGCTAATGAAATATTGGTTTCCTGTGTCAAAAATGCCCAAAAATGGTCAAGATTGGCCACTAGTTAGTGACATGGTCCAGAACAACCAAAGACTACTTGTTTTCACTTCAATTCAATCCAAGGAAGCAAGTGAAGGCATTGCTTACCAATGGAATTACATGGTTGAAAATCAAT aTGGGGATGATGGCATGAAAGCAGGAAGCTGCCCTAATAGAAAAGAGTCCTCATCTCTTGACGACAAGAGTAGATCATTGGTGTTGATAAATTACTTTAGGTCTATTTCCAACAAGGAACTCTCTTGTGAAGATAATTCAGAAAATCTCATAAACATGCTTCGTACTTGTGATGGTGCTGCTGCCGGCAGATGGGCAAATTTTGTTGCTGTAAATTATTACAAG AGGAGTGAAGGAGGAGGATCATTTCAAGCCGTGGACTTGCTAAATGGAAAGCTATTGTGCGGGTGTGATGATATCCATGCATGTGTG CCTGGATCCACTTCAAAAGCATGCTCTCTCTAA